Below is a genomic region from Erigeron canadensis isolate Cc75 chromosome 7, C_canadensis_v1, whole genome shotgun sequence.
TACAATTGGGCTGGATACCGTGTGGTTATTATCGTCTATCCATTTGAGATATCCATAAGTCACTTTTGAAGTATGATTATCCACTTTTACACTTAGTACAAAGTCTTGTTTTTGATATTTGCTAGCGAATCGAATAGTGTCAGGCTCAACTTTTATGATCATAGCACCAGGAACCTCTAAGACAGCCCTATAGGTGGAGGTAGAATCTCCAACATTTGTTATCGTCCTCTTGAAATGCTTTTCATATGGAAATATGGTTTGGTTTGCGATATTTACCATAAAGGAAGGGTAGTTAAGATCAGTCTGGTTTTTGCTACAAGTCCATTGGCTTCTTCGTATGACTGTCATCATTTGCTTCGCGGTATATCCAAGACCACATAAGAAATCAATGTAGTCTTGTGAGCCCATATCATAGACAAGCCCTGGGTCCATTGCTCGGTTAGGATTCACATGGCCTGCCCCAAAATCTAGAGGTGTAGCTGTTAGTCCATTTTGTTGGTCTTGAATGGATCTACGTGTGTTGTCTGTTTGAATTGATGTTGTCATAATAGCTGACCGAATGGCTGCTGGACTCCATTCACGATGGACAGCCTTTACCAGTGCTGCAACTCCTGCTATATGTGGTGCGGCCATGGATGTGCCAGAATAGAGAGCGTAGTCTGTTAATAAGTAATAGTTTCCTACTTCCATGAATGGCTCGTCTGGTCTAACCGCACCCAACACATCCACGCCCGGAGCAAGAATATCGGGCTTTAGTACGCTTGGACTAATTGGATCAGGTCCTCTTGATGAGAAATAAGCCACTTGTGGTGCAGGCCCAGTGCCTGTTTTTGTTGACAcaaatttcatcttttttacGAAGGAGTTGTTACCCGTCATCACGTATTCCTTTAGTACTGTTGCATAATTAGTATGCAACAATATGCCAGGAATGGAATAGTCCTCTGGGTCCAAAAACAAGGACTCTGACAAGAAGATCGCACCATATGCACCTGCCATGCTAGCTGCATACATTTGCCCATTAAGATCCAAGTTAGTATTGTCACATAATACTACTTTTCCTTTCACATCTTTTTGATCCAAAGCCGAACACCCGGCTCTTCTGGAATCATTACTTCCATAGTACAAAAGTTTATCAGTAATAGAAACACTAGCAGGGAAGTATGAGGTTCCTTCCAATGTCAGCCCATTTCCCAGTTCTAGTGTGGCAATGTAACTCCTGTCGATCGTGCCTGCACCTACTGTCATGATCCAAGGTGCACCGTTGTATATTGTGGCTGCACCCGGTCCATCATTTCCAGCAGcacaaacaacaacaatccCATTTTCTATAGCAGAAAGTGATGCAATGGCTATTACATCCTTATAAAAAGGTGTGTGGTCTAAACCTAGAGAAATAGACATTATATCGACCCCATCAGAAACCGCTTGATCCATACCAGCTAGTATGTCAGTAGCTGCAGATTCATCTGTATCTGATGCCCATAAAACTTTGTACATGGCTAAATATGCTCGAGGTGCTATACCTCTCGCTACACCTTTTGCATAACCAAAATGACTCGCACCAAATACATAATTACCTGCTGCTGTTGATGATGTGTGTGTGCCGTGTCCCAAAAAATCTCTAGGCGAGTCG
It encodes:
- the LOC122608899 gene encoding subtilisin-like protease SBT3, whose amino-acid sequence is MGGFYNCLVMLIQLLLIPGLAVASTYLKDSQTYIVHMDHSLKPSHFSNHESWHQHMVRSVSSACPDDEVTFLYSYTHVMNGFSAMLTPCQLAELEKSPAHLSTYEESFGKMFTTHTPKFLGLNHGSGIWPSASYGKDVIIGVIDTGIWPESESFNDKGMPNVPLRWKGKCENGTAFSPSLCNNKLIGARSFSKGLRAAGHNVSTKYDFDSPRDFLGHGTHTSSTAAGNYVFGASHFGYAKGVARGIAPRAYLAMYKVLWASDTDESAATDILAGMDQAVSDGVDIMSISLGLDHTPFYKDVIAIASLSAIENGIVVVCAAGNDGPGAATIYNGAPWIMTVGAGTIDRSYIATLELGNGLTLEGTSYFPASVSITDKLLYYGSNDSRRAGCSALDQKDVKGKVVLCDNTNLDLNGQMYAASMAGAYGAIFLSESLFLDPEDYSIPGILLHTNYATVLKEYVMTGNNSFVKKMKFVSTKTGTGPAPQVAYFSSRGPDPISPSVLKPDILAPGVDVLGAVRPDEPFMEVGNYYLLTDYALYSGTSMAAPHIAGVAALVKAVHREWSPAAIRSAIMTTSIQTDNTRRSIQDQQNGLTATPLDFGAGHVNPNRAMDPGLVYDMGSQDYIDFLCGLGYTAKQMMTVIRRSQWTCSKNQTDLNYPSFMVNIANQTIFPYEKHFKRTITNVGDSTSTYRAVLEVPGAMIIKVEPDTIRFASKYQKQDFVLSVKVDNHTSKVTYGYLKWIDDNNHTVSSPIVVI